Proteins encoded by one window of Streptomyces sp. NBC_01477:
- a CDS encoding serine hydrolase domain-containing protein, which produces MTYRSPATKRRTLVAAAALAAAAVALPAAGTASAAPAAAAPAPDYAGLRQALNSVVAAGAPGAYALVSDRDGHSGTVGVGTGDLATGAPIDPKGQFRIGSITKNFTAVLALQLVAQHRVELDAPAAGQLPAGVLPAGSPITVRDLLNHTSGLYDYSNDLPGILVGDTVTGYQQFRYKTYAPGDLVAGALSHGPQFTPGSKYQYSNTNFVVLGMLVEHITGKPFATVLNERILRPLGMHDTRFVVPRTDIGGRHAIGYLTQDDRSKPLFDATAQTASWIWSAGAAISSTADLNTYWRALTAGALLPEEQLAEMEAVVPVDATGTSSYGLGMRAYTLSCGTRVYGHDGILEGYQSYSYTTKDGSRQVTIAANASNNGDVFAAERTALDPVFCGAPSSPAAKRRAAAGAGRVAAEETVGVSPEALRK; this is translated from the coding sequence TTGACCTACCGTTCCCCCGCCACCAAGCGCCGCACCCTTGTCGCCGCGGCCGCCCTCGCGGCTGCGGCCGTCGCTCTGCCCGCCGCGGGCACGGCGAGCGCCGCCCCCGCGGCAGCCGCCCCGGCCCCTGACTACGCGGGACTGCGGCAGGCGCTGAACAGCGTGGTCGCCGCGGGCGCGCCCGGCGCCTACGCCCTCGTCAGCGACCGCGACGGCCACAGCGGCACGGTCGGCGTGGGCACCGGCGACCTCGCGACCGGGGCGCCGATCGACCCGAAGGGACAGTTCAGGATCGGCAGCATCACCAAGAACTTCACCGCCGTGCTCGCGCTGCAACTCGTCGCGCAGCACCGGGTCGAACTCGACGCCCCCGCCGCCGGCCAACTGCCCGCCGGTGTGCTGCCGGCCGGCTCCCCGATCACCGTGCGGGACCTGCTCAACCACACCAGCGGGCTGTACGACTACAGCAACGACCTGCCCGGCATCCTCGTGGGCGACACGGTGACCGGCTACCAGCAGTTCCGGTACAAGACGTACGCCCCGGGCGACCTGGTGGCGGGCGCGCTCTCCCACGGCCCGCAATTCACCCCGGGCAGCAAGTACCAGTATTCCAACACCAACTTCGTGGTGCTGGGCATGCTCGTCGAGCACATCACGGGCAAGCCCTTCGCGACGGTCCTCAACGAGCGGATCCTGCGCCCGCTCGGGATGCACGACACCCGTTTCGTCGTCCCCCGCACGGACATCGGCGGCCGGCACGCCATCGGCTACCTCACCCAGGACGACCGCTCCAAGCCGCTGTTCGACGCGACGGCGCAGACCGCGTCCTGGATCTGGAGCGCGGGTGCGGCCATCTCCAGCACCGCGGACCTCAACACGTACTGGCGGGCACTGACCGCGGGCGCGCTGCTGCCGGAGGAGCAACTCGCCGAGATGGAGGCCGTGGTCCCGGTGGACGCCACCGGCACGTCTTCCTACGGCCTCGGCATGCGCGCGTACACCCTGTCCTGCGGCACGCGGGTTTACGGCCACGACGGCATCCTGGAGGGCTACCAGAGCTACTCGTACACCACGAAGGACGGGTCCCGGCAGGTGACGATCGCGGCGAACGCCTCCAACAACGGCGATGTCTTCGCCGCCGAACGAACCGCCCTCGACCCGGTGTTCTGCGGCGCCCCGTCCTCCCCGGCCGCCAAGCGCCGGGCGGCGGCGGGCGCCGGCCGCGTCGCCGCGGAGGAGACCGTCGGCGTCTCCCCGGAGGCCCTCCGCAAGTAG